From Vigna angularis cultivar LongXiaoDou No.4 chromosome 11, ASM1680809v1, whole genome shotgun sequence:
aggaggaagaggaagacaTGGCAAACTGTTTGATTCTCCTGGCACAGGGAAGAGGAGGAAGCGATCCTCTTCATCACAAGGACTTATGTGATGATGTGAAGACGGAGAAGGGTGGCagcaaaattgaattttatgtttaCGAGTGCAAAACATGCAACAGAACATTCCCTTCTTTTCAAGCACTCGGTGGCCACAGAGCGAGTCACAAGAAGCCCAAGGTTGAGGAAAAGAAATCCCCACCACCGTCGTTGCCACCGCCACCGTCTTCGTCCTCGCAACtatttaattttgaagaaaCGAAACCGAATCACATGAAGATTAGCCCTTCCGTTTCGCTTCAATTAGGGTGTGGAAACAATAGGGGTGGCTTAAATTTCCATGGGAACAAGTCCAAGATTCACGAGTGTTCCATTTGTGGGTCAGAATTCACATCAGGACAAGCATTGGGTGGCCACATGAGGAGGCACAGGTCATCTAACaacaataatactaataatatcaATACTGTTGTTGTTCAGACGACAACAACAACTTCTGACGGTGCCGTTGAAGTTAAGCCTCGGAGTGTTCTACAATTGGATCTCAACCTGCCGGCGCCGGAGGACGATCTCCGGGACTCGAAGTTTCAGTTTTCGGGGAATCAGAATTCCATGATGCTGTCGGCTGCTCCGGCTTTGGTGGGATGCCATTATTAGAAGCCAGAGTGGGAATTGGACGGAGAGGGGGagaaaagttatattatttgatCAATGATCATTGTGAATTATTAGctctattttaatttacaattatTCTTAATTATCGATTCTTTggattattttttccttttattaataatttccCATTTGGATTATCTACTCGTTCAAGTTTTGGAATACTTTGAGTAAGTAAGTGGTTAGTGTTGATGGTTGCCTTTCATTCACGAAAAGTGATATCGAGTCATAGAGCATCttcattttcccttttttttttcctctctctttattaattttaatgtatctTATTATAGTTTGGATGTTTCTTAGTAATGAATCATAAGAATTAGAGTAGAAGATGATGGATCAGTGGAATGGATTGGCATGGCCAGAGAGTTTGATTGCATCATATCCACAACCAAAAGTCATGGGATAGGCTTCCTCTGTTTGCCTTTTTATCTATATCATTATCACTTCAATAATACTTAAACAATTTCTCTTTCAGTCTCTGTCTTTCTCACTTCTCCTCACTTACTCTAGCTACCACACTCATTTCTCCTCTTAAGGGGTGATTaccaaattaaaataacaatgtCTCAACCATTTCACTAATCCAGTTTACCAACCGTTTAGTTCTTggtaaatttgatattttgatgagaaaaaaaataaagaataaaagttgGGTGGGTATGTAGGTTTGTGGTGTGATTATGTAATGGAAGTTCC
This genomic window contains:
- the LOC108333166 gene encoding zinc finger protein ZAT5 yields the protein MLSEISDMEGMAMEELVSCNNDPTNIAKGKRTKRRLRPLSPCVVTAVTATAAAMTSSCSSASGGGGGSFSSITLEEEEEDMANCLILLAQGRGGSDPLHHKDLCDDVKTEKGGSKIEFYVYECKTCNRTFPSFQALGGHRASHKKPKVEEKKSPPPSLPPPPSSSSQLFNFEETKPNHMKISPSVSLQLGCGNNRGGLNFHGNKSKIHECSICGSEFTSGQALGGHMRRHRSSNNNNTNNINTVVVQTTTTTSDGAVEVKPRSVLQLDLNLPAPEDDLRDSKFQFSGNQNSMMLSAAPALVGCHY